The following are from one region of the Rhipicephalus microplus isolate Deutch F79 chromosome 1, USDA_Rmic, whole genome shotgun sequence genome:
- the LOC142812774 gene encoding uncharacterized protein LOC142812774: MENLKVKELIEICEELGITLGRAKRKQAILEIMKDEGVSAEEVDEAWVDIKARREEAERREVEAREREEAERREAREREEAERRERREREEAERRERREREEAERQERLEMKRLELAILQCSQAPSVASPTVQVSGFRIRDQLPPFVVGEDMAKYLVKFEHVCERNALERSLWARNLLALLPGEVSDAITCLSREAFESYDEVKEVLLRRYKLSPEAFRQRFRYAKKGNESHVDFAFRLKADLIEWLKGEGVYDDRDKVVECVALEQFYRCIEEDVRLWLQDRLGEVQLNKAAELAEEYYARRKLRSRAVRVEKDERKEGFSRKPDQRKSAPHRNFKKEPSLTKDSVGEGQTEAEKSSEVSTTQAFESENKRKPLICYNCKKEGHIARNCQEKFAFATIRESEKNMRLLEPYLQEIKVNKKTCRALRDSAATMDVVHPSLVSPDDFTGECAWIRQVAEEQSVRLPIATVVIEGPFGKLCTEAAVSAALNDRFSYLFSNNSEQLLKEQGKSFFPNLACMALTRSQARKLSRKLDLVPCGELSSDLVGGSTEPQKGKFPHESCEQSRERPVADTAGAVCAGGDDVAPLSQSERVATLSPVVESWSELPRVDRETLIREQREDLSIEALVESQIEALVESQIEALVESQIEALVESQKNAAKVLSKEHYEKSGKKRAFEVDNQVMRLQPSKRNKLEVDWEGPANVLSKPCDSNYEVKSGRRPDKIYNLMKPYVQHQAVVNLLLNASVEEEAENLSSSEVTEGGSKVIREQINLEPSLSEGGPENEDLRKIGSEFEDAFSDHPGNMRVIEHDIELSGEESIRSKPYRCSPVQRRKCEPLLVPHRYRRLKVAGY, translated from the coding sequence atggagaaccttaaggtgaaggaactcatcgaaatttgtgaggaactcggcattactttaggccgtgcgaaacgaaagcaagcgatccttgagatcatgaaggatgagggagtgtcggctgaggaagtcgatgaggcctgggtggatattaaagcacgccgtgaggaggctgaaaggcgggaagtagaagctcgcgaacgtgaggaggctgaaaggcgagaagctcgcgaacgtgaggaggctgaaaggcgtgaacgtcgcgagcgcgaggaagctgaaaggcgtgaacgtcgcgagcgcgaggaggccgagagacaggagcgccttgagatgaaacgactagaattggcaatactacagtgttcgcaggcgcctagcgtagcttctccaacagttcaggtcagcggttttagaatcagggaccaattgccaccgttcgtagtaggcgaggacatggcgaaatatctcgtcaagtttgaacacgtctgtgagcgaaacgctttggagcggtctctttgggcgcggaatctgctagctcttcttcccggcgaagtgtccgacgcgataacttgcttatcgagggaagcgtttgagagctatgacgaggttaaggaagtgctcttgagacgttataagttgtcacccgaggctttcaggcaaaggtttcggtatgctaaaaaggggaatgagtcacacgttgacttcgcgtttcgtcttaaagccgatttgattgaatggctcaagggcgaaggtgtttatgacgaccgcgataaagtggtggaatgcgttgcattggagcaattctaccgctgcatcgaggaggatgtcagactttggctgcaggacagacttggggaagtacagttaaataaggcagctgagttagctgaggagtattatgctcgccgaaagttgcgtagcagggcagtgcgcgttgaaaaggatgaaagaaaagagggcttttcaaggaaacctgatcaacggaaatccgctccgcaccgtaatttcaagaaggaaccgtctcttacgaaggacagtgtaggggaagggcaaacagaagcggagaaatcgagtgaggtttccaccacacaggcatttgaatcggaaaacaaacggaagccgctaatctgctacaactgtaaaaaggaaggacacatcgcgagaaactgtcaggaaaaatttgccttcgcaacaatccgagaatcagaaaaaaacatgcggttgttggagccgtatctccaagaaattaaagtaaataagaaaacgtgccgagcgcttagagactcagcggcaaccatggatgttgtccatccttcattggtgtctccggatgatttcacaggagaatgcgcgtggatcaggcaagtcgccgaggagcagagtgttcgcttaccaatcgccacggttgtcattgaaggcccgttcggtaagctttgcaccgaagcggctgtgtctgccgcgctaaatgatcgtttttcttatcttttctccaacaactcggagcagcttctcaaagagcagggcaaatcattcttccccaacttagcgtgcatggctctcacgcgatcgcaagcgcgaaagctttcgcggaagctggacctggttccatgcggtgaactctcaagtgaccttgtcggcgggtcgacggaaccccagaaaggaaagtttccgcatgagtcatgtgagcagtcacgcgagcggcccgtcgccgacacggccggcgcggtatgcgctgggggagacgacgtggcgccattgagtcagagcgagagggttgcaacgctctcgcctgtagtggaaagttggagcgagctgccgagagttgatcgagagacgctcattcgagagcagcgtgaggatctctcgattgaagcgctagtggaaagccaaattgaagcgctagtggaaagccaaattgaagcgctagtggaaagccaaattgaagcgctagtggaaagccagaaaaacgcggcaaaagtgctgtcgaaggagcactacgagaaatcggggaagaagcgcgcttttgaagttgataatcaggtaatgcggctgcagccatccaaaaggaacaagcttgaggttgattgggaagggcccgccaacgtattatcgaagccttgcgattcaaattatgaagtgaaatcaggaaggcggccggacaaaatttataacttgatgaaaccatacgttcaacatcaagcggtcgtaaatctgctgttgaatgcttcagtggaagaggaagcagaaaatttgagttctagtgaggtaaccgaagggggatcgaaagtaatccgggagcagataaacctagagcctagcttaagtgaaggaggacctgagaacgAGGACCtcagaaagattggttccgagtttgaagacgcgTTTTCGGACcaccccggaaacatgagggtgatcgaacacgatatcgagctaagcggtgaggagtcaatccgtagcaagccgtatcgttgttcccctgtgcaacgtcgaaagtgtgagccgctcttggtgccgcataggtatcgtcgcctaaaagtggccggttactga